One window of Aliarcobacter lanthieri genomic DNA carries:
- a CDS encoding DUF4006 family protein, with protein sequence MANNTQMNENERGIFKLNGVTGMLIAVVLLLTILATLVTNAVLVQQREATNIYTINQDLHGLKANSPENHKHYQLIGSENKE encoded by the coding sequence ATGGCAAATAATACACAAATGAATGAAAACGAAAGAGGAATCTTTAAGTTAAATGGGGTTACAGGTATGCTGATAGCAGTTGTTTTACTACTTACAATTCTTGCAACTTTAGTTACAAATGCTGTTTTAGTTCAACAACGAGAGGCTACAAATATTTATACTATTAATCAAGATTTACATGGATTAAAAGCTAATAGCCCTGAAAATCATAAACATTACCAATTAATTGGTTCTGAAAATAAGGAGTAA
- a CDS encoding c-type cytochrome, translating into MKSMVIGGIILIIALMAGTYFFAGDAFISDDYINALTFLGAAAIITISTFVVLKYVNQIKNDTASGELANENWDGIGEYKNPVPTGWALAFIGAILWMFWYLTIGYPVNGFSQIGQWNEETNEYNTKFEQKWVNANESTLNAMGQSIFLVQCAPCHGVDAEGIEGKAQNLTHRMTKEQVVYTIKNGSNHLTQSFPAGMPPMMLTEDADIDVVATYVASGFKGEQPAAYATCAACHGENGEGMPFVGPNIKDYDDSIVFAVLKEGKKGLLGQMPSFNERLNETQEKALASYIRSLGDK; encoded by the coding sequence ATGAAATCTATGGTAATAGGTGGAATAATTCTTATCATCGCATTAATGGCAGGAACTTACTTTTTTGCAGGTGATGCTTTTATTAGTGATGATTATATTAATGCATTAACATTTTTAGGTGCAGCAGCAATTATTACGATTAGTACATTTGTTGTTTTAAAATATGTTAATCAAATTAAAAATGATACAGCAAGTGGGGAACTTGCTAATGAAAATTGGGATGGTATTGGTGAATATAAAAACCCTGTTCCAACTGGTTGGGCCTTAGCATTTATTGGAGCAATTCTTTGGATGTTTTGGTATCTAACAATCGGTTATCCAGTTAATGGGTTTTCTCAAATTGGACAATGGAATGAAGAGACAAATGAATATAACACTAAATTTGAACAAAAATGGGTTAATGCTAATGAATCAACATTAAATGCTATGGGACAATCTATTTTCTTAGTTCAATGTGCTCCTTGTCATGGTGTTGATGCTGAAGGAATTGAAGGTAAAGCTCAAAATTTAACTCATAGAATGACTAAAGAACAAGTTGTTTATACAATTAAAAATGGTTCAAATCATTTAACTCAATCTTTCCCTGCTGGGATGCCTCCAATGATGTTAACAGAGGATGCTGATATTGATGTAGTAGCTACATATGTTGCAAGTGGATTTAAAGGTGAACAACCAGCAGCTTATGCAACTTGTGCAGCTTGTCATGGTGAAAATGGTGAAGGTATGCCTTTTGTAGGTCCAAATATTAAAGATTATGACGATTCAATTGTTTTTGCAGTATTAAAAGAAGGTAAAAAAGGACTTTTAGGTCAAATGCCAAGCTTTAATGAGAGATTAAATGAAACTCAAGAAAAAGCTTTAGCTTCATATATCAGAAGTTTAGGAGATAAGTAA
- a CDS encoding CcoQ/FixQ family Cbb3-type cytochrome c oxidase assembly chaperone, which translates to MDYETLLTVQGYTKFFLVLVVFILFYSYAFSIYRRDKRGERDFEKYSKLVHDDSSVSAPLEEIKREKDIGNKEK; encoded by the coding sequence ATGGATTACGAAACACTTTTAACAGTACAAGGTTATACTAAATTCTTTTTAGTTTTGGTTGTATTCATTCTATTTTATTCATATGCTTTTTCTATTTATAGAAGAGACAAAAGAGGAGAAAGAGATTTTGAAAAATACTCAAAGCTTGTACATGATGATTCAAGTGTTTCAGCTCCTCTTGAAGAGATAAAAAGAGAAAAAGATATAGGAAATAAGGAGAAATAA
- the ccoO gene encoding cytochrome-c oxidase, cbb3-type subunit II: MFHWFEQRPFFFAVLVFIFVAFAGIIEVIPDFAKQSRPTVGTKPYSILELAGRHVYIKDSCNACHSQLVRPFKSETDRYGMYSLSGEYAYDRPFLWGSKRTGPDLLRVGNYRTTDWHENHMWDPKAVVPGSIMPAYKHQFTNKADIETAYAEAVTVKAVFNTPYDQEDMPKLGTWEDAKAAALEEAKLIAANMKNESVKQAVENGEVPEIVALIAYLNSLK; the protein is encoded by the coding sequence ATGTTTCATTGGTTTGAACAAAGACCGTTTTTCTTTGCGGTACTAGTATTTATATTCGTTGCATTTGCAGGGATTATTGAAGTAATTCCAGACTTTGCAAAACAATCAAGACCAACAGTTGGTACAAAGCCTTATAGTATTTTAGAGTTAGCAGGAAGACATGTTTATATTAAAGATTCATGTAATGCTTGTCACTCACAATTAGTTAGACCATTTAAATCAGAAACTGATAGATATGGTATGTATTCATTATCTGGTGAGTATGCTTATGATAGACCATTTTTATGGGGTTCAAAAAGAACTGGACCAGACTTGTTAAGAGTTGGAAATTATAGAACTACAGATTGGCATGAAAACCATATGTGGGATCCAAAAGCAGTTGTTCCTGGTAGTATTATGCCAGCATACAAACACCAATTTACAAATAAAGCTGATATTGAAACAGCTTATGCAGAAGCAGTAACAGTAAAAGCAGTATTTAATACTCCTTATGATCAAGAAGATATGCCAAAACTTGGTACTTGGGAAGATGCAAAAGCAGCAGCTTTAGAAGAAGCTAAACTTATTGCAGCTAATATGAAAAATGAGAGTGTTAAACAAGCTGTTGAAAATGGTGAAGTTCCTGAAATAGTTGCATTAATTGCATATTTAAATTCTTTAAAATAG
- the ccoN gene encoding cytochrome-c oxidase, cbb3-type subunit I has translation MQNGAQIEYDYSVAKCFTFATILFGIIGMTIGVVLAFQLAFPELNYLAGEYGTFSRLRPLHTNGVAFGFTLSGVFAGWYYISQRVLKVSLKESPFLMAIAKIHFWIYFITILLAVVTLFMGFTTSKEYAELEWPLDILVVVFWVLWGISIFGIIGIRRERTLYISIWYFIATFIAIAMLYLFNNMAVPTYLVSGYGSWLHSVSMYSGTNDALVQWWYGHNAVAFVFTAPIIALIYYFLPKESGQNVYSYKLSILAFWGLLFVYLWAGGHHLIYSTVPDWMQTMGSVMSVVLILPSWGSAINMLLTMKGEWNQLQTNTLIKFMVLASTFYMLSTIEGPIQSIKSVNAIAHFTDWIPGHVHDGVLGWVVFMVMAALFHMVPRMFKRELYSKSLMETQFWLQTVGIVLYFTSMWIAGITQGMMWRAYDEYGSLVYSFIDTVTVLHPYYTIRAVGGLLYLIGFFIFTYNIYKTIRCGRVLDKEPVNATPVAA, from the coding sequence ATGCAAAACGGTGCACAAATTGAGTATGACTACTCAGTTGCTAAGTGTTTTACATTTGCAACAATATTGTTCGGTATCATTGGTATGACAATTGGTGTTGTGCTTGCTTTTCAATTGGCTTTTCCAGAGCTAAATTATTTAGCAGGAGAATATGGTACATTTAGTAGATTAAGACCGCTACACACAAATGGTGTTGCGTTTGGATTTACACTAAGTGGAGTTTTTGCTGGATGGTATTATATATCACAAAGAGTTTTAAAAGTTTCATTAAAAGAGTCACCTTTTTTAATGGCAATTGCTAAAATACACTTTTGGATATATTTCATTACAATTCTTTTAGCTGTTGTTACACTATTTATGGGATTTACAACTTCGAAAGAATATGCTGAGCTAGAGTGGCCATTAGACATTTTAGTTGTTGTTTTCTGGGTTTTATGGGGTATTTCTATTTTTGGAATAATCGGAATCAGAAGAGAAAGAACATTATATATCTCTATTTGGTATTTTATTGCTACATTTATTGCTATTGCTATGCTATATTTATTTAATAACATGGCAGTTCCAACATATTTAGTTTCTGGTTATGGTTCATGGCTACACTCTGTTTCTATGTATTCAGGTACTAATGATGCTTTAGTTCAATGGTGGTATGGACACAATGCTGTTGCATTCGTATTTACTGCTCCAATTATTGCATTAATTTACTATTTCTTACCAAAAGAATCTGGACAAAATGTTTATTCTTATAAATTATCAATCTTAGCATTCTGGGGATTATTATTTGTTTACTTATGGGCTGGTGGACACCACTTGATTTATTCAACTGTTCCAGATTGGATGCAAACTATGGGTTCTGTTATGTCTGTTGTTCTTATTTTACCATCATGGGGATCTGCAATTAATATGCTTTTAACTATGAAAGGTGAGTGGAATCAGTTACAAACAAATACTTTAATTAAATTTATGGTTTTAGCTTCAACATTCTATATGTTATCTACAATTGAAGGACCAATTCAATCTATTAAATCTGTTAATGCGATTGCACACTTTACAGATTGGATTCCAGGACACGTTCATGATGGAGTTTTAGGATGGGTTGTATTTATGGTTATGGCAGCTTTATTCCATATGGTTCCAAGAATGTTCAAAAGAGAGTTATACTCTAAATCTTTAATGGAAACTCAATTCTGGTTACAAACGGTTGGAATTGTTTTATACTTTACATCTATGTGGATTGCAGGTATTACTCAAGGTATGATGTGGAGAGCTTATGACGAGTATGGTTCATTAGTTTATTCATTTATTGATACAGTTACTGTATTACATCCATACTATACAATTAGAGCAGTTGGTGGTTTATTATACCTAATAGGATTCTTTATATTTACTTATAACATTTACAAAACAATTAGATGTGGAAGAGTTCTTGATAAAGAACCAGTAAATGCAACTCCAGTAGCTGCTTAA
- the smpB gene encoding SsrA-binding protein SmpB: MANKKDTKKNLVFRNKKAFHDFTILDSLEAGIVLEGSEVKAIREGRVNLKDSFVRIIKGEVFLLNAHISHLSTTHSTYRPDERRARKLLLHTKQINKMYEKVTKDGITLICTKLYFNNKNMIKVEVANAQGKKLYDKREDLKEKSMKRDTQIALKNYKLG, encoded by the coding sequence ATGGCAAATAAAAAAGATACAAAAAAAAATTTAGTATTTAGGAATAAAAAAGCATTTCATGATTTTACTATTTTAGATAGTTTAGAAGCTGGAATAGTTCTTGAAGGTAGTGAAGTAAAAGCTATAAGAGAAGGAAGAGTAAATTTAAAAGATAGCTTTGTAAGAATAATCAAAGGTGAAGTTTTTTTATTAAATGCACATATTTCACATTTAAGTACAACTCATAGTACTTATAGACCTGATGAAAGAAGAGCAAGAAAGTTATTGCTTCATACTAAACAAATAAATAAAATGTATGAAAAAGTTACTAAAGATGGGATAACTTTAATATGTACAAAATTATATTTTAATAATAAAAATATGATAAAAGTTGAAGTAGCTAACGCTCAAGGTAAAAAGCTATATGATAAAAGAGAAGATTTAAAAGAAAAAAGTATGAAAAGAGATACTCAGATTGCTCTAAAAAATTATAAATTAGGATAA
- a CDS encoding 4-(cytidine 5'-diphospho)-2-C-methyl-D-erythritol kinase — translation MIEKSYAKVNIFLKIAGLRGNYHELVSRFVKVYNLYDTIIFEKSKVDSFTVIGNFSCTLEKNTIYKAYLEIKRFNGVEEFFKNHIVKIEKNIPEFAGLGGGSSNAAVFLNMVNNYCNLGLNKDNLSKIGEKIGADVPFFIYDYDSANVSGIGEIVEKFDEDILDIEIFTPKIECNTGEIFKIFRESFYKEISYEDSKKLFLQSSKDILSNFDIKSANDLYEPAKSIYPSLENFANKGWFFSGSGSSFFRINNGK, via the coding sequence TTGATTGAAAAATCTTATGCTAAAGTAAATATTTTTTTAAAAATTGCTGGTTTAAGAGGGAATTATCATGAACTAGTTTCACGGTTTGTAAAAGTTTATAATTTGTATGACACTATAATTTTTGAAAAATCGAAAGTTGATAGTTTTACAGTAATTGGTAATTTTTCTTGTACTTTAGAGAAAAACACAATTTATAAAGCATATTTAGAGATTAAAAGATTTAATGGCGTTGAAGAGTTTTTTAAAAATCATATTGTGAAAATAGAGAAAAATATTCCAGAGTTTGCAGGTCTTGGTGGTGGAAGTTCAAATGCAGCAGTTTTTTTAAATATGGTAAATAACTATTGTAATTTAGGTTTAAATAAAGATAATTTATCAAAAATAGGAGAAAAAATTGGAGCTGATGTTCCTTTTTTTATATATGATTATGATAGTGCAAATGTTAGTGGAATTGGTGAGATTGTAGAAAAATTTGATGAAGATATACTAGATATTGAAATTTTTACTCCTAAAATAGAGTGTAATACAGGAGAAATATTTAAAATATTTAGAGAAAGTTTTTATAAAGAGATTAGTTATGAAGATAGTAAAAAATTATTCTTACAATCATCAAAAGATATTTTAAGCAATTTTGATATAAAAAGTGCGAATGATTTATATGAACCAGCTAAAAGTATATATCCAAGCTTAGAAAATTTTGCAAATAAAGGTTGGTTTTTTAGTGGAAGTGGAAGTTCATTTTTTAGGATAAACAATGGCAAATAA
- the truB gene encoding tRNA pseudouridine(55) synthase TruB, which yields MQKRFYEKGEVNKLLVINKPIFISSNFYLNKIKRKYKNKKAGFSGTLDPFAKGCLIVAFGQYAKLFKYLEKAPKTYKAVIWLGVQSQSFDIERVEKIDFEKKVNEDILRNQINNLKGEIEYIPPKFSAKRINGAKAYELAREGLDFELKKSTMNIFDIKLLKYNHPFISFEATVSEGSYIRSLAQILLEKLELKGTLSYLERVREGKFFYENEKELNPLDFINLPKNKYFGTQKWLEDGKRVSVEYLENKEDGKYLIICEDFFSIIEIENCDVKYLLNKIPKLKAKID from the coding sequence TTGCAAAAAAGGTTTTATGAAAAAGGTGAAGTAAATAAACTTTTAGTGATAAATAAGCCTATTTTTATAAGTTCTAATTTTTATTTAAATAAGATAAAAAGAAAATATAAAAATAAAAAAGCTGGATTTAGTGGAACACTTGATCCTTTTGCAAAGGGTTGTTTAATAGTTGCTTTTGGTCAATATGCAAAACTTTTTAAATACTTAGAAAAAGCTCCAAAAACATATAAAGCTGTTATTTGGTTGGGCGTTCAATCTCAATCTTTTGACATAGAAAGAGTTGAAAAAATAGATTTTGAGAAAAAAGTAAATGAAGATATTTTACGTAATCAAATCAATAATTTAAAAGGAGAGATTGAATATATCCCTCCAAAGTTCTCAGCAAAAAGAATAAATGGGGCAAAAGCTTATGAACTAGCAAGAGAGGGTTTAGATTTTGAACTTAAAAAATCAACTATGAATATTTTTGATATTAAGCTTTTAAAATACAATCATCCTTTTATAAGTTTTGAAGCAACGGTTAGTGAGGGAAGTTATATTCGTTCTTTAGCACAAATTTTACTTGAAAAACTAGAATTAAAAGGAACTCTTTCTTATTTAGAACGAGTAAGAGAAGGAAAGTTCTTTTATGAAAATGAAAAAGAGTTAAATCCTCTTGATTTTATAAACTTACCAAAAAATAAATATTTTGGTACACAAAAATGGCTAGAGGATGGGAAAAGAGTATCAGTTGAGTATTTAGAAAATAAAGAAGATGGAAAATATTTAATAATTTGTGAAGATTTTTTTTCTATAATAGAAATAGAAAATTGTGATGTAAAATATCTTTTAAATAAAATACCAAAATTAAAGGCTAAAATTGATTGA
- a CDS encoding ATP-dependent helicase encodes MSENLLQTLNKSQKIAAEHIDGPLLILAGAGSGKTKTITTRLAYLISIGIDPKSILTLTFTNKAATEMRDRAFSLLDNSTINTPPLLCTFHKFGLLFLKFYISELERKNNFIIIDSDDKKRILKSINKDIPSALLSSEISRYKNSILSPTEVKAQAQGKLYTEIADIYALYEEHILKNNLVDFDDLLLLPYKILKNNEKIAKDTSHKYQYIMVDEYQDTNELQYRLLKLLCTNHNNLCVVGDDDQSIYGWRGATIKNILNFSEYFQNAVVVKLEDNYRSTDTILHHANALIEHNRDRLGKILVGTRQKGNSIKVYESNDENDETRKILEDIKSLMASGESAKDIAILFRVNALSRSLEEGFNKTGLNYKLVGGMKFYERTEIKDLIAYFRILINLSDNFSIKRVINKPKRGIGATTIEKLEEKSNELNKSIFDLIQDLSADELSAVVGKKNARTLKVFEASILDLREMMNASKMRLLDSFEETFDYRASYDNLPDGFERQANIDEFYGYIRDFFIQNPHLDLKDFLNEIVLESQNDEYSGEAVSMMSIHASKGLEFKHLFIIGLEEGFFPIIGDGTDLEEERRLGYVALTRAMDNLTLSFVHSRFYKGKRTQLNKSRFLVESGLVKGSLVIEKQSGFKKGDMVTHKIFGSGRVEKVVNAGKDCKLTINFGGQKRDILSSFVEKV; translated from the coding sequence ATGTCTGAGAATTTATTACAAACATTAAACAAATCGCAAAAAATTGCAGCAGAACATATAGATGGTCCACTACTTATTTTAGCTGGAGCTGGAAGTGGTAAAACAAAAACTATCACAACTAGATTGGCTTATTTAATCTCTATTGGAATAGATCCAAAATCTATTTTAACTCTTACGTTTACAAATAAAGCTGCGACAGAGATGCGAGATAGAGCTTTCTCTTTACTTGACAACTCTACAATAAATACTCCACCACTTCTTTGTACTTTTCATAAGTTTGGGTTACTATTTTTAAAATTTTATATTAGTGAATTAGAAAGAAAGAATAACTTTATAATTATTGATAGTGATGATAAAAAAAGAATTTTGAAAAGTATAAATAAAGATATCCCTTCTGCATTATTATCTTCTGAGATTTCAAGATATAAAAACTCTATTTTATCTCCAACTGAAGTAAAAGCTCAAGCACAAGGTAAATTATATACGGAAATTGCAGATATTTATGCTTTATATGAAGAACATATATTGAAAAATAATCTTGTTGATTTTGATGATTTGTTACTGTTACCATATAAGATTCTAAAAAATAATGAAAAAATAGCAAAAGATACTAGCCATAAATACCAATACATAATGGTAGATGAATATCAAGATACAAATGAGTTACAATATAGACTTTTAAAGCTTCTTTGCACAAATCATAATAATCTATGTGTAGTTGGTGATGATGATCAAAGTATTTATGGATGGCGTGGAGCAACTATAAAAAATATTTTAAATTTTTCTGAATATTTTCAAAATGCAGTTGTTGTAAAATTAGAAGATAACTATCGTTCAACTGATACAATACTTCATCATGCAAATGCTTTAATAGAGCATAATCGTGATAGATTAGGTAAAATACTTGTAGGAACTAGACAAAAAGGTAACTCTATAAAAGTTTATGAATCAAATGATGAAAATGATGAAACAAGAAAAATATTAGAAGATATAAAATCTTTAATGGCAAGTGGGGAAAGTGCAAAAGATATAGCAATTTTATTTAGAGTAAATGCACTGAGCCGTTCTTTAGAAGAAGGATTTAATAAAACAGGACTTAATTATAAACTTGTTGGTGGAATGAAATTCTACGAAAGAACAGAGATAAAAGATTTAATAGCATATTTTAGAATTTTGATAAATTTAAGTGATAATTTTTCTATTAAAAGAGTTATAAATAAGCCAAAAAGAGGTATTGGAGCAACTACAATAGAAAAACTTGAAGAAAAATCAAATGAATTAAATAAATCAATATTTGATTTAATTCAAGATTTAAGTGCTGATGAATTAAGTGCAGTTGTTGGTAAAAAAAATGCAAGAACATTAAAAGTTTTTGAAGCATCTATTTTAGATTTAAGAGAGATGATGAATGCTTCTAAAATGAGATTATTAGATAGTTTTGAAGAAACATTTGATTATAGAGCTTCTTATGATAATCTTCCAGATGGATTTGAAAGACAGGCAAATATTGATGAATTTTATGGATATATAAGAGACTTTTTTATTCAAAACCCTCATTTGGATTTAAAAGATTTTTTAAATGAAATAGTGCTAGAAAGTCAAAATGATGAATATAGTGGAGAAGCTGTATCTATGATGAGTATTCATGCAAGTAAAGGTTTAGAATTTAAACATCTATTTATTATAGGTTTAGAGGAAGGGTTTTTCCCCATAATTGGAGATGGAACAGATTTAGAAGAAGAACGAAGATTAGGATATGTAGCACTTACAAGAGCTATGGATAATCTTACTTTATCTTTTGTGCACTCAAGATTTTATAAAGGGAAACGAACTCAATTAAATAAAAGTAGATTTTTGGTTGAAAGTGGTTTAGTAAAAGGTAGTTTGGTTATAGAAAAACAGTCTGGATTTAAAAAAGGTGATATGGTAACTCATAAAATTTTTGGTTCAGGAAGAGTTGAAAAAGTTGTAAATGCTGGTAAAGATTGTAAACTTACTATAAACTTTGGTGGACAAAAAAGAGATATTTTATCATCATTTGTAGAAAAAGTTTAG
- a CDS encoding LysR family transcriptional regulator produces MLTDFAKLETFLTVVREKSFSKASAKLGISQPAVTQQMKFIEDYLDVQIVDRKKNGIKLTKEGQILYGIALKIEKCISNAEKDLLKIMNKNITFVFGASFIIGNYILPRFLNNLKENIHNDVSINVSVSHEAIQDLLDKKIDIALVENYIANDEIIYREWMEDEIVIFSNQKLPAKAKPEDLLSYKWICRNPESNTGSIFKESLEKANYPDCDTFEVTSEVTSATTIVQTVLHSDKNSTPAVSIVSRNAIESLLKSGALYESRIGNQKMLRKLYIAYRKDRKHDAFIENVVDYLLKIK; encoded by the coding sequence ATGCTTACTGATTTTGCTAAATTAGAGACTTTTTTAACTGTTGTAAGAGAGAAGTCTTTCTCAAAAGCATCCGCAAAGCTAGGTATTTCACAACCAGCTGTAACACAACAAATGAAGTTTATAGAAGATTATTTAGATGTTCAAATAGTTGATAGAAAGAAAAATGGTATAAAACTAACTAAAGAAGGTCAAATCTTATATGGAATTGCTCTTAAAATAGAGAAATGTATAAGTAATGCTGAAAAAGATTTATTAAAAATTATGAATAAAAATATAACTTTTGTATTTGGTGCTTCTTTTATAATAGGAAACTATATTCTTCCAAGATTTTTGAATAATTTAAAAGAAAATATACATAATGATGTATCTATAAATGTATCAGTTTCTCATGAAGCAATACAAGATTTACTTGACAAAAAAATTGATATAGCTCTTGTAGAAAACTATATTGCAAATGATGAAATTATTTATAGAGAATGGATGGAAGATGAGATTGTAATATTCTCTAATCAAAAACTTCCAGCAAAAGCAAAGCCTGAAGATTTATTATCTTATAAATGGATTTGTAGAAATCCTGAATCAAATACTGGTTCAATATTTAAAGAGAGTTTAGAAAAAGCAAATTATCCTGATTGTGACACATTTGAAGTAACAAGTGAAGTAACAAGTGCGACAACTATTGTTCAAACTGTTTTACACTCTGATAAAAACTCAACTCCTGCTGTCTCTATTGTATCAAGAAATGCTATTGAATCTTTACTTAAATCTGGTGCTTTATATGAATCACGAATTGGTAACCAAAAGATGTTAAGAAAACTATATATTGCATATAGAAAAGATAGAAAACATGATGCATTTATAGAAAATGTTGTAGATTACTTATTAAAAATTAAATAG
- a CDS encoding TIGR01212 family radical SAM protein (This family includes YhcC from E. coli K-12, an uncharacterized radical SAM protein.), translating into MSNDLKDVLTIGRYFKNKFGEKVYKVPISISGFTCPNIDGTKAKGGCSFCENDSFSPNLQEKKTKFKLNPNVESNPFLENQLKQLEMQFLATKKRLQNKFKAKKFIVYFQSFTNTYAPFYTLKTLYEKALSFDDVIGLSIGTRTDCVTDEILDFLYEKSKDKEVWIEYGIQSFFQKTLDKINRADDVENMKYWIKRTKDKGLKVCGHLIYGLPDENQEMMLETFKQTIDLKVDSIKFHPLYVVKHTLLTNEYRKGRFIPITEELYIDTVVKSIVDLPSNISVQRITAGIDDDTLLSPMWCKNKHQQMKNIRIALEEKGFNY; encoded by the coding sequence ATGAGTAATGATTTGAAAGATGTTTTAACTATCGGAAGATATTTTAAAAATAAATTTGGTGAAAAAGTTTATAAAGTTCCTATATCAATATCTGGATTTACATGTCCAAATATTGATGGAACAAAAGCAAAAGGAGGTTGCTCTTTTTGTGAAAATGACTCTTTCAGTCCAAACTTACAAGAAAAAAAAACAAAGTTTAAATTAAATCCAAATGTAGAATCTAATCCATTTTTAGAAAATCAGCTAAAGCAATTAGAAATGCAATTCTTGGCTACTAAAAAAAGACTTCAAAATAAATTTAAAGCGAAAAAATTTATAGTATATTTTCAATCTTTTACAAATACTTATGCCCCTTTTTATACCTTAAAAACTTTATATGAAAAAGCACTTAGTTTTGACGATGTAATAGGACTTAGTATAGGTACAAGAACAGATTGTGTAACAGATGAAATTTTAGATTTTTTATATGAAAAATCTAAAGATAAAGAAGTATGGATAGAGTATGGAATACAAAGCTTTTTTCAAAAAACACTAGATAAAATAAATCGTGCAGATGATGTTGAAAATATGAAGTACTGGATAAAAAGAACAAAAGATAAAGGCTTAAAGGTTTGTGGGCATTTAATTTATGGTTTACCAGATGAAAATCAAGAAATGATGCTAGAAACTTTTAAACAAACTATTGATTTGAAAGTTGATAGTATCAAATTTCATCCACTTTATGTTGTAAAACATACTCTTCTAACAAATGAGTATAGAAAAGGTAGATTTATACCAATAACTGAAGAATTATATATTGATACAGTTGTAAAATCTATTGTAGATTTACCTTCTAATATTTCTGTTCAGCGAATAACTGCTGGAATAGATGATGATACACTTTTATCTCCAATGTGGTGTAAAAATAAGCATCAACAGATGAAAAATATTAGGATTGCTTTAGAAGAAAAAGGCTTTAATTATTGA